The sequence below is a genomic window from Equus caballus isolate H_3958 breed thoroughbred chromosome 11, TB-T2T, whole genome shotgun sequence.
GTCAAAGCTGGGACCAGAAGTCATGTGTCTCGGCTTCCAACCCCAGTGTCCCTCTTCTGGCTCCCCAAACGCTCAATGATGATAACCAGTGCCTGTGCAAAAGTTTGACCGGCCTCGTAATTTACTAACTTGTTTAAGAGTTTTCAGCAACGGCTTGCGGCCTCGTGTGCACACACTTGGTTGTTATCCGTGCTTTCTGTGAATCCAGTAGGCCTATTCCCACCGGAACTACGGAAATCCTGGCTTTCTATTTTGGCTGTGAGAACTCGTGTGTGTTGGATAGCTCAGAAATAGAAAGGGGTCGTCATCCTTGACGGGCAAACCCAGTCCCCTGCACCAAAGCCCCCAGCCCGCCCACCCCGCCACCCTACCTGGCTCCCTACTTGCAGGTGTGCACGTCGTAGATGCGGACGCACTCCTGGCAGCTCACGTAGCAGCACCAGTGGAAGATGCAGTGGCATTTCTCCTTCCGCTTCTCCGTCCTCGTGTTGTGGCCGCGGCCGCAGCAGAGCAGGTCGCAGCCATCGATGCCGTGGGAGGTGACATTGCAAGTCCGGTCCCTGGTGCCAAAGGAGCCCGTCTCGGGGTTGGGCTCGCAAAAGTTGGGGGAGTTCTCATAGTAGACCAGGTCTCTCTCGGTGGGCGGCTTGAAGAGCGCGTACTTGGCGCGGAGTGTCTCCACCCAGCCGCGAGACTCACGGTGCTTCTCCACCACCATCTCCGAGGCGCTGTCGTACTTGTCCTTGAGGAAGTCGCCGATGGCGCGGAAGTCGGGCTGGGCCCACCAGCATGTCTTCACCTCGCAGCTGCCCGACAGCCCGTGGCACTTGCATTTGAGGTGCATGTGGTCTAGGATGGTCTGGAAAGAGGAGTAGCAGCTGGCCCCCGGACTGACCCCACCTGGGAGCACCCCTAGACCCTCCCACTCTGCCCccgcccacccccaaccctggaGCCGACTCCGGCTCCTACCCTGCCAGTAAGAAAACCGACAGGGACAGGAAGAGAACTGATTAGGGACTGAGGCACGGACTTAAAGGATGGTGACCACTGTTTCCCTCCACTTCACACCCTAAGCATTGTCAGAAATCACATCCATTTCTCAAAGCCATTCAAAATAGGGATTGTTGTCCCAGTttaacagatggagaaactgaggctgggagctTCAGTGACTCGCCCTAGGTCAAACAACCATAGGAAGGGGTAGAGGCCGAATTCAAAGCCAGTCCCACGGGTCTTCACAGCCACACACGGGCAGCCCGAGAGCACAGGCTGGGCTGGCCTGTACCTGCTCCATGGGGCGGCCACTCTCCCAGGCTGACGCATCCCCGGGGCTGGCAGAGACCAGGGACAGTCCGAGGAGAAAGGAGGGTGAACAGAAAGGGTGACTGTGGGGTGTGGGTGCGGGCCAAGCCTGGCCATGGGGAAAGAGGAGAGCACGGTTGCCCAGGACACACAAGGGCCCCTGGAAGGAgcagggccgggccgggcgggggccAACGCggggtgtggggtgtggggcAGGGACAGGGTCCGGGGCAGGGTTGGGGCGAGGGCGGCCGCAGCTCACCGTGCGGCCCGCCTCGTTGTTGTGCTTGTTCATAGCCGAGCGCGCGTCCGGCCTGTTTTCGCGCGCGTCCGCGAACTCCCGGGACACCAGCACCCCGAAGTCGGCATCCTCGCTGCAGCCGCCCCACTTCCAGCCCTCGCCGGGCGGCCCCTTATGATGCGAGTCGCAGCCGCAGATGGTGGAGGTGCCCTCGGCACAGGAGCGCGTGACGGCGAAGGCCACGCCGGCCGAGGCGATGGCGTGCACGAAGGCCGATTCGCGGGTGGCTGCggggagggcgcggggaggcATTGCTCAGGCCGGGCCCCGGGACGCGGCCGCCCTGCCTCGACCTCCCCAGCCGGGAAGAAGGGCTACCAGCCCAGAGAGAAGAGGTAGGAACCCAGGCGCCCTTCATATCCCCTTTGGCTGGCAGCCCCTGGTGGGtatccccactttacagctgaacaagctgaggcccagggtggTTAACTGGTGATCCCAGGGCCCCCACATCTGATTCAGGGCAGAGCGAAGCCTGTTAGAAACAGGGGTGGAAACCGTAGCTCTGGCAGGGTGCTGAAGAGAGAAGTTTATCCTGCTCTGTCCTGACGCCAGGCCCCCTGCCTGCCCAAACTCCAGAGACCCCAGGATGGCCTGACTCCTCCCACTCCTGAGAGAGCCTGAGGTCTGTAGGCAGGGAGGCCTGGGAACTACAGCCTAAACCCGCCCAAGTGCACTCATTCCCCACCTGGATGCACTGGGGCAGAGCtttcctttctgagcctcagttacgCGTTGTAAAATGGGTACATCTCTCTGCCACCAGAGTTCCCGACCAGGAGGGCAGTGGCCTGCATCTCAGTCTGCCCGCT
It includes:
- the WNT3 gene encoding proto-oncogene Wnt-3 isoform X1, giving the protein MQGSERSLALGQQYTSLGSQPLLCGSIPGLVPKQLRFCRNYIEIMPSVAEGVKLGIQECQHQFRGRRWNCTTIDDSLAIFGPVLDKATRESAFVHAIASAGVAFAVTRSCAEGTSTICGCDSHHKGPPGEGWKWGGCSEDADFGVLVSREFADARENRPDARSAMNKHNNEAGRTTILDHMHLKCKCHGLSGSCEVKTCWWAQPDFRAIGDFLKDKYDSASEMVVEKHRESRGWVETLRAKYALFKPPTERDLVYYENSPNFCEPNPETGSFGTRDRTCNVTSHGIDGCDLLCCGRGHNTRTEKRKEKCHCIFHWCCYVSCQECVRIYDVHTCK
- the WNT3 gene encoding proto-oncogene Wnt-3 isoform X2 translates to MEPHLLGLLLGLLLCGTRVLAGYPIWWSLALGQQYTSLGSQPLLCGSIPGLVPKQLRFCRNYIEIMPSVAEGVKLGIQECQHQFRGRRWNCTTIDDSLAIFGPVLDKATRESAFVHAIASAGVAFAVTRSCAEGTSTICGCDSHHKGPPGEGWKWGGCSEDADFGVLVSREFADARENRPDARSAMNKHNNEAGRTTILDHMHLKCKCHGLSGSCEVKTCWWAQPDFRAIGDFLKDKYDSASEMVVEKHRESRGWVETLRAKYALFKPPTERDLVYYENSPNFCEPNPETGSFGTRDRTCNVTSHGIDGCDLLCCGRGHNTRTEKRKEKCHCIFHWCCYVSCQECVRIYDVHTCK